Sequence from the Seonamhaeicola sp. ML3 genome:
ACATCCATAGCCAATTGCAATCTAGAGATTCCATAGTAAGCCTCGGTTATCATAAAAAAGAAATTATCTATTTCTTCCTTAGGGTAGATTGAATTTAATTCTGAATGGAATTTATTTTGAATGTCTTTTAATTTCATAAATCCTTTATCATCCAAACTCCACAACTATAGTGCCCCGTATTTCCCAAGGCAGCATCTAGATGTTCAAAACCATAACTTTCATAAATATGAATGGCAGCTTTTAATTGTGGTGCCGATTCTAAATAACATTTTGCATAACCTAAATCTTTAGCAGCCTCTAAACAGGTTTCGAACATTTTCTTACCAAGACCTTTAACTCTTACTTTTGGAGAAAAATACATTTTTTGAAGCTCACAAATACTGTTGTCAAAATCTTTTAAAGGTTTGATTCCTGCACCACCCAGAACCTCACCGTTATTATCAATTACAAAATACACATCGTTAGCATTTTGATAAGACTCAAACATCCTTGGCGTTTCTTCATCTTCATAAGCCGTACCCTCTAATGGAATTTTAAACTCATGAAAACATGCCCGAATAACTTGCTCTAGCTGAGCATTGTCTTGAGGCTGAATTTCTCGAATAACAATAGTATCTTTACTCACTTTAAAACGGTACTTTTATGCAAGTGAAGATACTTAAATATGAAATTATGAAAATATGGGCTTTCATTATTTTATCAACAATATTATGCTCGGGATGCTCTGTAAAAGAAAAGCCCGAATTCATAAAAGTAGAAAATATAAAGGTGTTAGAATCCACCTCTAAATATGTTACAATTACTGCCGATGCTTTTTTCTTAAACCCCAACGATATAGGAGGCGAATTAAAAACCGATGCCATAAAAGTTTATGTAAACGACAACGAAATGGCTACCGTTTCAACCGAAAGTTTTAAAGTCCCTGCCAAAGCCGAGTTTTCTATTCCGTTAAAAACTCAAATACCAACAGATAGCATTTTAAGCGGGAAAAGTATTGGCGGATTAATTAATAGTCTGTTCAGTAAAAAAATAAAGGTTCAATATAAAGGCGATATTGTTTACAAGGCTTTGTTCTTTTCTTATAAGTACAGTATCGAAAAAACCGATAAAATAAAAATTAAACTATAGCTTTGGAAAACCATGAGTTGTATATAAGGCGCTGCATAGAAATTGCCAAAAACGGATTAGGAACTACAAGGCCAAATCCTATGGTTGGCGCCATTATTGTTCATAATGATAAGATAATAGGCGAAGGTTATACGAGTCCTTATGGAGGCTCCCACGCCGAAGTTAATGCCATTAAGTCCGTTAAGAATAAAGTACTTTTAAAAGCGTCTACTATTTACGTCACCCTAGAACCTTGTTCTCATCATGGAAAAACACCACCATGTAGCGATTTAATCATTAGAAATGAAATTCCCCATGTAGTTATTGGCTGTTTGGATGACAACGAATTAGTTGCTGGTAAAGGCGTTAAACGATTAAGGGAAGCTGGTACCAATGTTACCGTTGGAGTTCTAGAAAACGAATGTAGAGAACACCA
This genomic interval carries:
- a CDS encoding GNAT family N-acetyltransferase is translated as MSKDTIVIREIQPQDNAQLEQVIRACFHEFKIPLEGTAYEDEETPRMFESYQNANDVYFVIDNNGEVLGGAGIKPLKDFDNSICELQKMYFSPKVRVKGLGKKMFETCLEAAKDLGYAKCYLESAPQLKAAIHIYESYGFEHLDAALGNTGHYSCGVWMIKDL
- a CDS encoding LEA type 2 family protein, coding for MQVKILKYEIMKIWAFIILSTILCSGCSVKEKPEFIKVENIKVLESTSKYVTITADAFFLNPNDIGGELKTDAIKVYVNDNEMATVSTESFKVPAKAEFSIPLKTQIPTDSILSGKSIGGLINSLFSKKIKVQYKGDIVYKALFFSYKYSIEKTDKIKIKL